The following proteins are co-located in the Thermococcus sp. genome:
- a CDS encoding signal peptidase I, which produces MEEWKKEVAWFLVAIVVVFGIQAGLRVALHTDSPLVIVVSGSMEPVFYRGDVVLLKGVTSPNQVKVGDVVVYKRPGYEYPIIHRVRYIYTVKIDGKPETCFVTWGDNNPVPDPPYPTPEGLLEVRLPDGYISGCVPAYAVEAKAELVFPKIGLIPLWIRTYLGLG; this is translated from the coding sequence ATGGAGGAGTGGAAGAAGGAGGTAGCTTGGTTTTTGGTGGCCATAGTGGTGGTATTCGGAATCCAGGCCGGCCTCAGGGTGGCCCTTCACACGGATTCGCCACTGGTTATAGTCGTCAGCGGTTCTATGGAGCCGGTCTTTTACCGCGGGGACGTGGTGCTCCTCAAGGGGGTTACAAGCCCGAATCAGGTTAAAGTTGGTGACGTCGTGGTTTACAAGCGTCCTGGCTACGAGTATCCAATAATCCATCGCGTTCGCTACATCTACACCGTTAAAATAGACGGAAAGCCCGAGACGTGCTTCGTAACTTGGGGGGACAACAACCCGGTTCCCGACCCGCCGTATCCAACCCCCGAAGGCCTGCTCGAGGTCCGCCTTCCAGATGGCTACATATCTGGCTGTGTTCCTGCCTATGCTGTGGAGGCTAAAGCCGAACTCGTGTTCCCCAAAATAGGTCTTATTCCCCTTTGGATTCGCACGTATCTTGGCCTGGGATGA
- a CDS encoding TIGR00153 family protein: protein MQVWMKLFAKSPFKPLIKHAEVVLETVKTLEKALNAWYHGNYDEMRDLAVEVDRLEDIADRIKEEIRDSLSSRLMMAVSREDVLIYLHMQDKVADSAEDTAKWLLVGRPDGIPKEVKDVILKMGTESIKAAKLVHEAIVQMDRVIESGFAEKEIEREYELIKAIEDVEKAIDELDTELMRLVFENADRFDWSTGFYILNVARTLSNISDKAKDSAERIRLMMNK, encoded by the coding sequence ATGCAGGTCTGGATGAAGCTCTTTGCAAAGAGTCCCTTCAAGCCCCTGATAAAACATGCAGAAGTTGTTCTGGAGACGGTTAAGACACTTGAGAAAGCTCTAAACGCTTGGTATCATGGGAACTACGATGAAATGAGGGATTTGGCTGTGGAAGTTGACAGACTTGAGGACATAGCCGACAGGATAAAAGAGGAGATACGTGATTCCCTAAGCTCAAGGCTTATGATGGCAGTATCGCGCGAGGACGTCCTCATATACCTTCACATGCAGGACAAGGTGGCCGACTCGGCTGAGGACACGGCCAAATGGCTCCTCGTTGGAAGGCCCGATGGCATTCCCAAGGAAGTTAAGGACGTTATCCTGAAGATGGGAACCGAGAGCATAAAGGCGGCGAAGCTCGTTCACGAGGCCATAGTCCAGATGGACAGGGTCATAGAGAGCGGGTTTGCCGAGAAGGAAATCGAGAGGGAGTACGAGCTAATAAAGGCAATTGAAGACGTTGAGAAAGCGATAGACGAGCTGGACACGGAGCTTATGAGACTCGTCTTCGAGAACGCCGATAGGTTTGACTGGAGCACGGGCTTCTACATCCTAAACGTGGCAAGAACGCTAAGTAACATCTCCGACAAGGCCAAGGATTCCGCCGAGAGAATAAGGCTCATGATGAACAAGTGA
- a CDS encoding DUF531 domain-containing protein, whose translation MLTLALYNTYDVRKLHEAHIRAIARSAPIAYAYGFHLALVGFPLEGKPIEIAEEVSESTTIGEGGKYLLELARTNRFHLLDFPRKGFPPQFGVSVATTRKPSPEKEITPLELAERALKGERFLLLIGLGRHGLPKETFKLARYHMDVTGKRVSLETCTAIGAIAVRIATYMEALAWRSGRRR comes from the coding sequence ATGCTAACCTTGGCCCTTTACAACACCTACGACGTTAGAAAACTCCACGAGGCTCACATCAGGGCCATAGCCCGCTCCGCGCCCATAGCGTACGCCTACGGTTTTCACCTCGCCCTCGTGGGGTTTCCGCTTGAGGGAAAGCCAATCGAGATTGCCGAGGAGGTGAGTGAGTCAACGACGATAGGTGAGGGCGGAAAGTACCTCCTCGAGCTCGCCAGAACGAACCGCTTCCATCTGCTCGATTTTCCGAGAAAAGGGTTCCCCCCGCAGTTTGGAGTCTCCGTTGCAACGACAAGGAAGCCTTCTCCTGAAAAGGAAATAACACCCCTTGAACTGGCCGAGAGGGCCCTCAAGGGCGAGCGTTTTCTCCTCCTCATCGGGCTTGGGAGGCACGGCCTCCCGAAGGAAACCTTTAAGTTGGCGCGCTATCATATGGACGTCACGGGGAAGAGGGTTAGTCTTGAAACGTGCACGGCTATAGGTGCGATAGCTGTTAGAATCGCAACGTATATGGAGGCCTTGGCATGGAGGAGTGGAAGAAGGAGGTAG
- a CDS encoding D-2-hydroxyacid dehydrogenase: MKVLVAAPLHQKAIEVLKQAGFDIIYEEYPDEDRLVELVKDVDAIIVRSKPKVTRRVIENAPKLKVIGRAGVGLDNIDLEAAKERGIKVVNSPGASSRSVAELVFGLLFAVARKIAFADRKMREGVWAKKQCLGIELEGKTIGIIGFGRIGYQVARIAKAFGMNVLLYDPKPNEERAKEVNGRFVSLEELLKESDVVTLHVPLIEATYHLINEERLRLMKPTAILINAARGAVVDTDALVRALNEGWIYGAGLDVYEEEPLPKDHPLTKLDNVVLTPHIGASTEEAQMRAGVQVAEQIVKILRG; the protein is encoded by the coding sequence ATGAAGGTTCTCGTCGCTGCTCCACTCCATCAAAAGGCCATTGAAGTTTTGAAGCAAGCTGGTTTTGATATCATCTACGAGGAATATCCAGATGAAGATAGGCTTGTTGAACTTGTTAAGGACGTTGATGCAATAATTGTGAGGAGCAAACCGAAGGTAACGAGAAGGGTAATAGAGAACGCCCCCAAGCTCAAGGTCATCGGAAGGGCCGGCGTCGGCCTCGACAACATAGACCTCGAAGCGGCTAAAGAAAGGGGAATTAAGGTCGTCAACAGCCCAGGTGCCTCAAGCAGAAGCGTTGCCGAGCTAGTCTTCGGCCTGCTCTTTGCGGTTGCCAGAAAGATAGCCTTCGCTGACAGGAAGATGAGGGAAGGCGTCTGGGCCAAGAAGCAGTGCCTCGGCATAGAGCTTGAGGGTAAGACAATTGGAATAATAGGCTTCGGCAGAATAGGTTATCAAGTTGCGAGAATAGCCAAGGCCTTTGGAATGAACGTCCTTCTCTATGACCCTAAGCCCAATGAGGAGAGGGCAAAGGAGGTAAACGGAAGGTTCGTATCGCTTGAGGAGCTCCTGAAGGAGAGCGACGTCGTTACCCTCCACGTCCCGCTTATAGAAGCTACCTACCACCTCATAAACGAGGAGAGGCTCAGGCTTATGAAGCCAACGGCCATACTTATCAACGCAGCAAGAGGTGCGGTCGTTGACACCGATGCCCTAGTCAGAGCCCTGAATGAGGGCTGGATTTACGGAGCTGGATTGGACGTCTACGAGGAGGAGCCACTTCCGAAGGACCACCCGCTCACAAAGCTCGACAACGTTGTCCTCACTCCCCACATAGGTGCCTCAACGGAAGAGGCACAAATGCGCGCTGGAGTTCAAGTGGCGGAGCAGATTGTAAAGATTTTAAGGGGGTGA
- a CDS encoding Lrp/AsnC ligand binding domain-containing protein, with product MVTAFILMVTAAGKEREVMEKLLAMPEVKEAYVVYGEYDLVVKVETDTLKDLDQFITEKIRRMPEIQMTSTMIAI from the coding sequence ATGGTGACGGCTTTTATTTTGATGGTTACGGCCGCTGGAAAGGAAAGGGAAGTTATGGAGAAGCTTCTTGCCATGCCTGAGGTTAAAGAGGCCTACGTTGTTTACGGAGAGTACGACCTCGTTGTAAAGGTTGAGACCGACACTCTCAAAGACCTTGACCAGTTCATAACTGAAAAGATAAGGCGCATGCCCGAGATCCAGATGACCTCTACGATGATAGCTATCTGA
- a CDS encoding TIGR00153 family protein — protein sequence MAIFGGKESNVFEAIDRHLEVVHKTVKTFEKLIEEYLNGNLGEAKKLEEEVTKLESEADKLRRTIELMLYEGAFLPASRGDYVRLSELIDQVADAAESAAHTLILAKPMVPRELKEEIMALVEEAVKTYEKLMEAVKALNEDVDKALELAKETEDMEENADRVEYRLKAMVFDSESITTYAKLIWNQAITKIGDIADRAEDASDQVMLMAIKRRG from the coding sequence ATGGCCATCTTCGGGGGTAAGGAAAGCAACGTGTTTGAAGCAATAGACAGGCACCTGGAAGTTGTTCACAAAACCGTTAAGACATTTGAAAAGCTAATCGAAGAGTACCTTAACGGGAACCTTGGCGAAGCGAAAAAACTCGAGGAGGAAGTAACAAAGCTCGAAAGTGAAGCAGACAAGCTGAGAAGAACTATAGAACTCATGCTCTATGAGGGAGCGTTTTTGCCGGCAAGCAGAGGTGATTACGTCAGGCTGAGCGAGCTAATAGATCAGGTTGCTGATGCCGCCGAGAGTGCTGCACACACTCTTATTCTGGCCAAGCCGATGGTTCCTAGAGAATTGAAAGAAGAAATAATGGCCCTTGTTGAGGAGGCTGTAAAAACCTACGAGAAGCTTATGGAGGCGGTAAAAGCTCTCAACGAAGATGTAGATAAGGCCTTGGAACTTGCCAAGGAGACCGAGGACATGGAGGAAAATGCCGACAGAGTAGAGTACCGGCTCAAGGCGATGGTCTTCGATAGCGAGAGCATAACAACCTATGCAAAACTGATATGGAATCAGGCCATTACAAAGATCGGTGATATTGCCGACCGCGCAGAAGACGCTTCCGACCAAGTCATGCTGATGGCGATCAAGAGGAGGGGATAA
- a CDS encoding S9 family peptidase produces the protein MKNIEWDEKTFSRFAYLNDPRIEGDKIAYTLTKVNMKENKYESTVVVEDIERGSRRFVENASMPRISPDGKKLAFTRQNEEKKETEVWVAELETMSSKKVLSAKNVRSIQWNADSRRLLIVGFKRHDDDDFVFDSEVPFWFDGMGFLDGEKTTFWILDTESEEIIEEFEKPRFSSGLWHGDGVVINVPHREGSKPALFKFYDIYLWKDGEEEKLFERVSFEAIDSDGKAILLRGKKEKRFISEHEWLYIYDGELKPVYEGPLDVWGAKLTDEKVYFLTPDAGSVHLWLWDGRAERVVVGNHWIYGLDASNGKALLLIMTATRIGELYLYDGELKQITDYNGPIFGRLKTFEPRHFRFKSKDLEIDGWYLKPELKEGGKAPVIVFVHGGPKGMYGHRFVYEMQLMASKGYYVVFVNPRGSDGYNEDFALRVLERTGLEDFQDILNGVEEFFKLEPQADKERVGITGISYGGFMTNWALTQSDLFKAGISENGISYWLTSYAFSDIGLWYDVEVIGPNPLENDNYRKLSPLFYAKNVKAPILLIHSLEDYRCPFDQSLMFYNVLRDMGKEAYIAVFKRGAHGHSIRGSPKHRSKRYKLFVEFFERKLKKHEEGFDVEKVLK, from the coding sequence ATGAAAAATATCGAATGGGACGAGAAGACCTTTTCTCGCTTTGCCTACCTGAACGACCCGAGGATTGAGGGGGATAAGATAGCCTACACACTGACGAAGGTGAACATGAAGGAAAACAAATACGAGAGCACTGTCGTCGTTGAGGACATCGAGAGGGGCTCAAGGCGCTTCGTCGAGAACGCCTCGATGCCCAGGATTTCTCCGGATGGAAAGAAGCTCGCCTTCACAAGGCAGAACGAGGAGAAGAAGGAAACCGAGGTCTGGGTTGCCGAGCTCGAAACTATGAGCTCCAAGAAGGTTCTCTCGGCCAAGAACGTCCGCTCAATCCAGTGGAACGCCGACTCGAGGAGGCTCCTCATAGTTGGCTTCAAGAGGCATGATGATGACGACTTCGTTTTCGACAGTGAGGTTCCCTTCTGGTTCGACGGCATGGGATTCCTTGACGGGGAGAAGACAACGTTCTGGATTCTCGACACGGAGAGCGAGGAAATCATCGAGGAGTTCGAGAAGCCCCGCTTTTCCAGCGGTCTCTGGCACGGCGATGGTGTTGTCATCAACGTCCCGCACCGCGAGGGCTCGAAGCCGGCCCTATTCAAGTTCTACGACATCTACCTCTGGAAGGACGGGGAAGAGGAGAAGCTCTTCGAGAGGGTTTCCTTTGAGGCCATCGATTCCGACGGGAAGGCGATTCTCCTGAGGGGTAAAAAGGAAAAGAGGTTCATCAGCGAGCACGAGTGGCTTTACATCTACGACGGCGAGCTCAAGCCGGTCTACGAGGGCCCGCTTGACGTTTGGGGCGCGAAGCTGACCGACGAGAAGGTTTACTTCCTGACCCCCGATGCCGGTAGCGTTCACCTCTGGCTCTGGGACGGCAGGGCCGAGAGGGTCGTCGTTGGAAACCACTGGATTTACGGCCTGGATGCCAGCAACGGAAAGGCCCTACTCCTCATAATGACTGCAACGAGGATAGGTGAGCTCTACCTCTACGACGGCGAGCTGAAGCAGATAACCGACTACAACGGGCCGATATTCGGGAGGCTTAAGACCTTTGAGCCGAGGCACTTCAGGTTTAAGAGCAAAGACCTGGAGATAGACGGCTGGTACCTTAAACCCGAGCTCAAGGAAGGGGGGAAGGCTCCCGTCATCGTTTTCGTCCACGGCGGGCCGAAGGGAATGTACGGCCACCGCTTCGTCTACGAGATGCAGCTGATGGCGAGCAAAGGCTATTACGTGGTTTTTGTCAACCCGCGCGGTAGCGATGGCTATAACGAGGACTTCGCGCTTAGGGTTCTTGAGAGAACAGGTCTTGAGGACTTCCAGGACATTCTCAACGGCGTCGAGGAGTTCTTCAAGCTCGAGCCACAAGCGGATAAGGAGCGCGTTGGAATAACCGGCATAAGCTACGGTGGATTCATGACGAACTGGGCCCTAACGCAGAGCGACCTGTTCAAGGCAGGCATCAGTGAAAACGGCATAAGCTACTGGCTGACCAGTTATGCCTTCTCGGACATAGGCCTCTGGTACGACGTGGAAGTGATAGGCCCCAACCCGCTCGAAAACGATAACTACAGGAAGCTGAGCCCGCTCTTCTACGCGAAGAACGTTAAGGCCCCAATCCTGCTGATTCACTCGCTGGAAGATTATCGCTGTCCCTTCGACCAGAGCCTGATGTTCTACAACGTGCTCAGGGACATGGGCAAGGAGGCCTACATAGCCGTCTTCAAGCGCGGTGCACACGGGCACAGCATAAGAGGAAGTCCGAAGCACCGCTCAAAGCGCTACAAGCTCTTCGTTGAGTTCTTTGAGAGGAAACTGAAGAAGCATGAAGAGGGCTTCGACGTTGAAAAGGTTCTAAAATGA
- a CDS encoding methyltransferase domain-containing protein: MEAYFITAKDARKLLLSKGPVKLNLDLRKTNRTWTIEREGDEFVFPDGTRVLKEVIEKIARDDKSVYFIKNGGVYKAAIAGEGFYKLVPTIPPTIEINGIRMHRTKEVNPLQDTRNKVNAVKPKEGETVLDTCMGLGYTAIEASKRGAYVITIEKDPNVIELARINPWSRELFTGGRIQVIQGDSFEVVKRFNDESFDVVIHDPPRFSLAGQLYSEEFYRELYRILKPGGRLFHYVGNPGKRYRRKDLQKGVMERLRKAGFVGVKRVEEALGVVARKPSITRGQSP; the protein is encoded by the coding sequence ATGGAAGCATATTTCATAACTGCCAAGGATGCAAGAAAACTTTTACTATCAAAGGGTCCTGTAAAGCTCAACCTCGACCTCAGGAAGACCAACAGAACGTGGACAATAGAGAGGGAGGGAGACGAGTTCGTATTCCCCGACGGCACGAGGGTCTTGAAGGAGGTAATCGAAAAAATAGCGAGGGACGATAAGAGCGTGTACTTCATCAAAAACGGGGGAGTTTACAAGGCGGCGATAGCAGGTGAAGGCTTCTACAAGCTCGTCCCGACGATTCCACCTACGATAGAGATAAACGGCATAAGGATGCATCGCACGAAAGAAGTAAACCCCCTTCAGGACACGAGGAACAAGGTGAACGCGGTGAAGCCGAAGGAGGGCGAAACGGTTCTGGACACCTGCATGGGACTAGGCTACACTGCTATAGAGGCCTCAAAGAGGGGGGCCTATGTTATAACGATTGAAAAGGACCCCAACGTGATTGAACTCGCGAGAATAAACCCGTGGAGCAGGGAGCTCTTCACAGGCGGGAGAATACAGGTCATTCAGGGAGATTCCTTCGAGGTTGTAAAGAGGTTCAACGACGAGAGCTTTGACGTGGTAATCCACGACCCACCGCGCTTCTCTTTAGCAGGTCAGCTCTACTCGGAGGAGTTTTACCGCGAGCTCTACAGGATTCTCAAACCGGGCGGAAGGCTCTTCCACTACGTCGGCAACCCCGGGAAGAGATACAGGAGGAAAGACCTGCAAAAAGGCGTTATGGAACGCCTCAGGAAAGCCGGTTTCGTTGGAGTTAAGCGCGTTGAGGAGGCCCTCGGCGTTGTGGCGAGGAAACCTTCCATCACACGAGGACAAAGCCCCTGA
- a CDS encoding 2-dehydropantoate 2-reductase, with protein MRIYVLGAGSIGSLLGGLLARAGNDVLLIGREEQVRAINERGLRVTGVEEFTVNVKASLYAPNEPPDLLILSTKSYSTKSALECARNCIGDGTWILSVQNGLGNEELAMRYTERVIGGITTNGAMLEEWGVVRWTGRGITVIGKYPTGRDDFVEEVAGVFKGAGIETKVTENAIGWKWAKVIVNSVINGLGTVLEVKNGTLREIPELEGISVEIAREGCIVAQQLGIEFEVHPLELLWDTIDRTRNNYNSTLQDIWRGRKTEVDYIHGKIVEYANAVGLEAPRNELLWALIRAKENLNRGSANP; from the coding sequence ATGAGGATTTACGTGCTCGGAGCCGGAAGCATAGGTTCCCTTCTCGGCGGTCTTTTGGCCAGAGCTGGAAACGACGTCCTCCTTATCGGCCGGGAGGAGCAGGTAAGGGCCATAAACGAGAGAGGACTCAGGGTCACGGGCGTTGAGGAATTCACGGTCAATGTCAAAGCCTCGCTGTACGCTCCAAACGAGCCACCGGACTTGCTGATTCTCTCGACCAAATCATACTCAACGAAAAGCGCCCTTGAGTGCGCGAGAAACTGCATTGGCGATGGAACGTGGATTCTGAGCGTTCAAAACGGTCTCGGCAACGAGGAGCTGGCGATGAGGTATACCGAGAGGGTAATAGGCGGAATAACAACCAACGGGGCCATGCTTGAGGAGTGGGGTGTGGTCAGGTGGACGGGAAGGGGAATAACTGTCATTGGGAAGTACCCGACGGGGAGGGACGATTTCGTTGAAGAGGTAGCCGGGGTATTCAAGGGCGCAGGGATAGAGACCAAAGTCACGGAAAACGCAATCGGCTGGAAGTGGGCGAAGGTCATCGTTAACTCGGTCATAAACGGTCTTGGAACCGTTCTGGAAGTCAAGAACGGAACCTTGAGGGAAATCCCGGAACTTGAGGGAATCTCAGTGGAGATAGCAAGGGAAGGCTGTATTGTTGCCCAGCAACTTGGGATAGAGTTCGAGGTTCACCCCCTTGAACTGCTCTGGGACACGATAGATAGAACCAGGAACAACTACAACTCGACCTTGCAGGACATATGGCGTGGCAGGAAAACCGAGGTGGACTACATACACGGCAAAATCGTTGAGTACGCAAACGCCGTTGGCCTTGAAGCTCCGAGGAACGAACTCCTCTGGGCACTCATCAGGGCAAAGGAAAACCTAAATAGGGGTTCAGCCAATCCATAG
- a CDS encoding phosphotransferase, translating to MFEDVLGRKRLERFLNHLEELGFERVRPYSKGTTSLVFLGELGGKRAIVKLQRPDSPRNNLEREAKILKAIEPFGITPPLLFTGTFEGLPYIVREFAEGEPVLYGDMEKGHLFQIAEKTALLDRLGLDHGQMQGGKHIIVGDGVYIIDFEKAGWRKPNNLTSAFSMLFVGRNAISERLYRKFGLDENFREEVKEALREYKRSGNLSRLLGLLSSL from the coding sequence ATGTTCGAAGACGTTCTTGGAAGGAAAAGACTAGAACGCTTTTTGAACCACCTTGAAGAACTCGGATTCGAGAGAGTAAGGCCATACTCCAAGGGGACTACGAGCCTTGTCTTCCTCGGCGAACTTGGGGGAAAAAGGGCCATAGTGAAGCTCCAGAGGCCGGATTCTCCGAGGAACAACCTGGAGAGGGAAGCTAAAATACTGAAGGCAATAGAGCCCTTCGGCATTACGCCTCCGCTACTCTTCACGGGAACCTTTGAGGGACTTCCCTACATCGTCAGGGAATTCGCTGAGGGCGAACCTGTGCTATATGGGGATATGGAGAAGGGCCACCTCTTTCAGATAGCCGAAAAGACGGCTTTACTCGACAGGCTTGGCCTCGACCACGGTCAGATGCAGGGTGGAAAGCACATAATAGTTGGCGACGGAGTTTACATCATTGATTTTGAAAAGGCCGGCTGGAGGAAGCCCAACAACCTGACGTCGGCGTTTTCCATGCTCTTCGTCGGCAGAAACGCCATATCCGAGAGGCTCTATAGGAAGTTCGGTCTCGATGAAAACTTCAGGGAGGAAGTGAAGGAAGCCCTCAGGGAGTATAAAAGGAGTGGAAACCTTTCACGCCTTCTGGGCCTTCTTTCCAGCCTTTAA
- a CDS encoding ATPase domain-containing protein produces MKFDERVRTGVPGFDELIEGGFIAGKAYLVTGPPGSGKTTFAMQFLVEGAKNGEKVAYISLVHNPEEVIKDFERFEPEVKDYVAQGNLILYDLGKELWGSTAKPPQWSSVMFRIKDLAREAKISRLAIDPLTAIDFPTTDPAEKRAELATFLRTIESLGITSILVAELTELDRYTEEHYLVDGVIMLHYYLDGVKMVRAIQVLKMRRTNHETRMYRIEFGSRGLSVRGPLI; encoded by the coding sequence ATGAAGTTCGATGAGCGAGTTCGCACTGGTGTTCCTGGCTTTGATGAACTTATTGAGGGCGGTTTTATCGCAGGAAAAGCTTACCTTGTCACTGGACCTCCTGGAAGCGGGAAGACAACTTTCGCTATGCAGTTCCTTGTGGAGGGTGCAAAGAACGGGGAAAAGGTTGCCTACATCTCTCTCGTGCACAATCCTGAAGAGGTCATCAAGGACTTCGAGCGTTTCGAGCCTGAAGTTAAAGACTATGTTGCACAGGGAAACCTCATTCTCTATGACCTTGGAAAAGAACTTTGGGGCTCGACCGCCAAGCCACCTCAGTGGAGTAGCGTCATGTTCAGGATAAAAGATTTGGCAAGGGAAGCCAAGATTTCGCGCCTCGCTATAGACCCGCTGACTGCCATAGACTTTCCGACGACCGACCCTGCCGAGAAGAGGGCGGAACTGGCAACGTTTTTGAGGACGATTGAGAGCCTTGGCATAACGAGCATTCTCGTTGCAGAACTTACGGAACTCGACCGCTACACCGAGGAGCACTACCTCGTTGATGGCGTCATAATGCTTCACTACTATCTCGACGGCGTTAAAATGGTTAGGGCTATCCAGGTTCTCAAGATGCGCAGAACAAATCACGAGACGAGGATGTATCGCATCGAGTTTGGCTCGAGAGGACTTTCCGTTAGGGGGCCACTTATATGA
- a CDS encoding dipeptidase, with protein sequence MIFDAHSDLPTFIYDERKAGKTRVLEDNYGKFFNGWVSSRVMAIWTRPDKRKEATVYGLEVLNAFLRDLEESERFELVRNVEEMKKVIENGRVALWLGLEGGEPIGESLDLLEVFYRLGLRVLTLTWSLRNAIGDGVFERTNGGLTNFGVEVVGKAEELGIVVDLSHINEAGFWDALDVTSFPVIASHSNARKLCDNRRNLTDEQLKAIAERDGVVGAVAIPGFVDKEKPTLEKYVEHITYMADLIGYRHVGLGFDFVYYLKGWSGRSVEGFENESRIPTLVEKLRENFSEKEVKAIAFKNFERVFERIT encoded by the coding sequence ATGATTTTCGATGCGCACTCGGACTTGCCGACCTTCATCTACGACGAGAGAAAAGCCGGAAAAACGCGCGTCCTCGAGGACAACTACGGGAAATTCTTCAACGGCTGGGTTAGTTCGAGGGTTATGGCAATATGGACGAGGCCCGATAAGAGAAAGGAGGCAACCGTTTACGGGCTGGAGGTCCTCAACGCTTTTCTAAGGGATTTGGAGGAAAGTGAGCGCTTCGAGCTCGTGAGGAACGTTGAGGAGATGAAAAAGGTAATTGAAAATGGCAGGGTTGCCCTATGGCTCGGCCTTGAGGGAGGAGAGCCCATAGGCGAGAGCCTCGACCTTCTGGAGGTCTTTTACAGGCTCGGCCTGAGGGTTCTAACCCTGACGTGGAGCCTGAGAAATGCCATAGGCGACGGCGTCTTCGAGAGAACCAACGGCGGGCTTACGAACTTCGGCGTCGAAGTCGTTGGAAAGGCTGAAGAACTCGGGATAGTCGTGGACTTAAGCCACATCAACGAAGCCGGCTTCTGGGACGCACTCGATGTTACATCCTTCCCAGTCATAGCATCGCACTCCAACGCGAGGAAGCTCTGCGACAACAGGAGGAACCTGACGGACGAGCAGTTGAAGGCAATAGCCGAGAGGGACGGCGTCGTTGGGGCCGTTGCGATACCGGGCTTCGTGGACAAAGAGAAGCCAACGCTCGAGAAGTACGTGGAGCACATCACTTACATGGCCGACCTTATTGGCTACCGCCACGTTGGTCTCGGCTTCGACTTCGTCTACTACCTCAAGGGCTGGAGCGGAAGGAGCGTTGAAGGCTTTGAGAACGAGTCAAGGATTCCCACGCTGGTTGAAAAGCTTAGGGAAAACTTCAGCGAGAAAGAGGTTAAGGCAATAGCCTTCAAGAACTTCGAGAGGGTTTTTGAAAGAATAACCTAA